GGATTGAGGTGAACCATGACGCTTAAGATTGTCTGAACCGGGATTTGGGGGGATTTTTTTGATTTTCGGGATTTTTTTTGTCTGAATCAGAATTTACAGAATTATAGGATTTTCAGAATTCACGGACCGCGAATAATTCTGTTAATTTTCAAATTCTGTAAATTCTGATTCCGACGATATCCTGTGCGTCCCCCCAAATCTCGGTTCAGAAAAAAAGCCGGAAGCATCACGCTCCCGGCTTTCTCTTTTATCCTCTCCTGATTCTTTACGCTAAAAATCCTGATCCTAAAAAACTATCGGCCACCGCCGGTACCAGGACCACCACCCTGGCCACCGCCCTGATCGCCTTGTTTCATGTCATCGTTATTGATGCCTTTTTTAGATTGTTGCGGGTTGCTGAAACTTAGCTTACCAAAGCTGTAGCTAAACGTAATACCGAACGAGCGGAATGGAAACGCAAACTTGCTGCTTTGTGTAAAGGTTGGCGTTTTAATATCGGTATTAAAGTTTTTGTAAGTGCTAAACGGCTCGATGGCATTGATACCCAAAGCCAGTTTCTTTTGCATAAACTGTTTTTTAACACCCACACCAAATATACTGAACGATGGGTTTGAACCCTGAATAGTACGACGAGCCGAGTTTTGAACAGCAAACGTTTCGGCAATAAAATTGCTTGGCAAGGTAAGCTGCGCACTTAAAAACGCGTTGTACTGGAAGTACGTTGACGTTTGTGTTTGCTGATTGGTTAACTGGTTACTTGCAGTTGGCTTATAAGTATAAGCGTTAATGCTACCACGGATAGTCAATATTTTAATTGGTGTAACCGCACCGAAGAAACTTGCACCATATGAATTATTAACACCGATGTTTTGGTAGGTAGTAATGGTACCTTCCTGGCCGCCCGGCAGGTTAGTTAACAAACCTTCAATTAAACCTGTTGTATGCTTGTAATAAGCCGACAGGTTAATAACCGATGATTTAATGAAGGTATTGTAACCCAACTCAACAGTTTGCGAAACCTCTGGCGCCAGCAACGGGTTACCTACTGATTGCGCGGTAGGGTTACTTTTATTTACAAACGGATTTAAAAACTGCAGGCTTGGGCGGGTAATACGTTTGCTATAGGCCAGCTTAAGGGTTTGCGTAGGCGTAAGCGCTTTTTGCAGGGTTAAGCTTGGTATAAAGGTATTGTAGTTTTGATCAAACGGCTGGATGCTTTGCACATCGTTATGCGGTTCGCCGTGGATATCGGTATTCTCTAACCTGGCACCGGCAAGTACCGAGTAACCTTTAGGTAAGGTAATCGTTAATACCGAGTAACCTGCCCAAACTGTTTGGTCATAGCTGTATTTATTGGAGTTTACCGGGTCATAAACAAAATCGGCACCGCTCGGGTTAAAATAATCCGAAACGCTTCTGATCCTCCTTATGATGTTTTTACCGCCCGCTTCCAGTTTAAATACTTTGTTTATGGGCAGGGTATAATCTGTTTGAAAGGTGTATTCGTTGTTAATACCGTCGATATTGTTTTTCAGGTTAGGGAATTCTGTAGGGTCTTGCAAGCCGGTAAATAACGAAGTGTAGTCGGTTACAATCTTACTGTGGCTCCACTGGGTTGAAAAGCTTAACTCATGGCCCTCTTTTTTAAACTTATGCGTGTAATCAATATTCCAGTCAAAACCGCCAAATGTGTTATGGCCAATGTTATTGTTATGGTAAGTGTTGTTTTGTGTAGGATCGTAAAAATAGGTACGGGTATAATCGGTATTGCTGTTAGGATCAAAACCGCCCTGGTTTAAACGTACGCTGGTACGCAGGTTGTTAAACGCATTAAAATCGTACCCGGCCGATACCGAACCGATAATGCCGTGACGCTTTACGCGGCTTGTACCGGTTGAAGTTTGCGAACGGTGCTGCGCAGGATCGTTAAAAAAGAAATCCTGATCGCTTGAGGTAAGCGAGGTTTGCGGCCAGGTAGAGTTACCACCTACGTTTGCCGATAAGCTTAACCTGTTGTGGTTATAGTTGATGTTACCGTTGCCGTTATTTTGACGTGTACCCACACCACCGCTGATAGAGCCGCTAAAGCCCGAAACATTTTTTTGTTTAGTTATGATGTTCAAAATACCCGCCGAACCTTCAGCATCGTATTTAGCCGATGGCGAAGTAACCACCTCGATGCTTTTGATCTGATCGGCAGGGATGGTTTTCAATACATCCGATAAGCTGGCCGATGTTGCGCCCGATGGTTTGCCATTTATCAATACACGCACGTTTTGGTCGCCGCGGATAGATACGTTACCATTTAAATCTACAGCAACCAATGGTACTTTTTGCAATACGTCGGTAGCGTTACCGCCGGCTGCAGTCAAATCTTTTTCGGCATTGTAAACAATTTTGTCAATTTTATTTTCGATCAAGGCAGCCTGGCCTACTACCTGCACCTCTTTAAGTGCATGCGAGCTTGGTGCCAGAAGAACCTGTCCTAATTTGGCATCCGGTTTTGACGCCGTAGTTTCAACGGGGTCGATATATTTGGTTGGGTAACCGATAAATGAAATAGCCAGTTTATATTTGCCCGGCTTAATATTATCCAATTTAAAGTTACCTTTCTCGTCGGTCACCACGCCGGTAATCGGCGATTTGCCGCCGCTGCGGTATAAACCAACCGAGGCATAATCCATTGGTTTTTTGGTAAGCGAATCGACAATAGTACCTGATATTCTGCCTGTTGTGCTCGGTCCGCCGCCGCCCACACCAAACTGGGCCTGAGCCGATAACGCGAAGCAGAACAATGCAATAAGTATGTAAAAACGTTTCATTTAGTGTTATTTTGGTAATTGGAGGCGAAAATACCTTAAATGTTACACGTTGAAACTTTATTTTTTTACAAAATGTGCAATTGTCATGTATAAGTTACACTTAGGTGAAGCAAACCATGAATTTTACAATATCTGAATCAGAATTTACAGAATTTGAGAATTTTCAGAAAGGAAGATTCGAGATAAAAGTATTGTATCATTCTGTAAATTCTGATTCAGACAAAATCGAAAATCCGACATCCGAAATCAACCGGACAAGTATTCCGCTAATTCTAAAATTCTGTAAATTCTGATTCAGACAATAAAAAATCAGGTTTTCTGTTTCTTCTTTTTAGCCGCCGGGAAAAGCACATTGTTTAAAATTAACCTGTAACCGGGTGAGTTAGGATGAAGCTTGAGATCGGTAGGCGGGTCATTCACGGCATGCTGATAATCTTCCGGGTCATGACCGCCGTAAAATGTCCACTGGCCTTTGCCGTATTCGCCGTGAATGTAGCGTGCTTCGTTACCGGTTTTCATCTCGCCCATAATGGTAACGCCTGGTTTAAGCATACTTTTGTTGTAGGCCGTGGTAAGGCCCATAAAGCCTTTAATTACCTTATCATGGTTTTGGGTAAGCATACTTGGCACCACATCCCATTTGGCCGAAAAATCGAACAGCGTAAAAAAGTCCCTGGTACGATCAACCTGCCGGGTGGTGGTTACATCAATATTGCTAAAGGCGTGCGAAGTTGGATTCATATCCAGCGAAAAATTCTGGAAGGCAAAGGTTTGCGTAAAATCCAGTTTTGATTGTGCGTCCTGGTCGGCAGCGTCGCCGTCAAACATCCGTTCGCAGATATCGGTATTAGCTGCTGCCAAAGCAATATCAAAAGTATCGGTACCCGAGCACATCGCAAATAAAAAGCCGCCGCCCGCGCAAAAATCGCGGATGTTTTGGGCTACGGCCAGCTTCATTTTTGATACTTTGCTAAAGCCAAGCTTGCGGGCCATGGCTTCCTGTACTTTCACATCGTCGGTATACCATTGCGCGTAGCGGTAAACGCCGTAAAACTTGCTGTACTGGCCGGTAAAATCTTCGTGGTGCAGGTGCAGCCAATCATATTTGGGCAGTTCGCCGTGAATCACTTCTTCGTCATAAACCAAATCGTAAGGGATCTCGGCATATTTTAAAACCAGGGTTACCGCATCATCCCAGGGCAGTTTGTTTTTGGGGGAGTATACGGCCATTTTTGGGGCTTTCTCCAATTTTACCAGGTCCATATTTACTGATGGATCGCTTACCTCGGTAATGATCTCATTGGCTTTGGCATCGGCAATAACCTCGTAACTTACCCCGCGGATTTTGCATTCTTCCTCAATTTTTTGCCCGTACTTCAGCATAAAACTGCCGCCGCGGTAGTTCAGAAGCCAGTCAACCTCTTCGCCGTTTTTCAAAACCCAAAATGCAATACCGTACGATTTAAGATGATCCTTTTGTTCGTCATCCATCGGGATCAATATCGAAGCCGCCCTTGTAAAGAAAGGTAAAAGGAGAAAGGCGAAAGGCAAAAGGTATTTTAAAACTAACAGGTGTTTATTGCTTGATGGGTTATTCACGGTGCCTGGTTATTTGTTAATGCCGGTTTACCAAATGTAACGAATAAACTTTTAATGTATTTTGATAGATGTCCCGACCAGTAAAGATTAGTTATTTCGCCCTATAATATCTCCGGTATTTTTTGTTATTTCAATTAAAATCTTATCGTTATGAAAAAGAATATCCTGCTCTTACTGATCGCCATTATTACCATTGTAATGATCTTCCCGGCAAAAGCACAGGTAATTACCAAGTATGGCGACAATGTAAGCACGCTCGACGGCATCATGAAGGCTTACTATGATGTGGTTACCGTAAAAAAAGGCGAAAAAGTAAGCTACGAGCGCGACAGCCTGTTGCACATCCCCGATGCGCACGTTGGCTCCGGATATATTGATAAGCAGGGTAAGCAAAAGTTCAGCTACATGACATTGAAGCAATACCACAAACTGGCCGATCCGTCATTATCTCAAAATGGTTTCGACGAGCGGGAGATTGCCCGCCGGGTTGAAAAGTTCGGCAGCATTTACCACGTATGGAGTACCTACGAATCACGCAATACGCACGACGGACCGGTAACCGAACGGGGCATTAACAGTATCGAACTGTTTTATGATGGTACCCGTTTCTGGATTTTGGGTTGGTTTTATGATGGCGAACGGAAGGATAACCCGATACCAGAGGAGTATTTGAAGTGAGTTTTTTTATAGTTCATGGTTCATGGATCATAGTTCATTGTAGGGAAGGGGGCATGACGCTTTTAGCTTGTTTTTTTTTGCTATGACCTATGATCCATGAACTATGATCTATCAACCATGAACCAATTTTACCAAAAAACCACTAACTTCACCGCCCTGAAATCATATACGTTAATTATGAAATTATTAGAAGGAAAAACCGCGCTGGTTACCGGTGCGTCAAAAGGAATAGGCCGAAAAATTGCCGAAAAATTTGCCGAGCATGGCGCTAACGTAGCTTTTACCTATTTATCATCGGTAGAAAAAGGCCAGGCCCTTGAGCAGGAGCTGCAAAGCTTTGGTACTAAAATAAAAGGCTACCGCTCGGATGCTTCGAAATTTGACGAGGCCGATAAACTGATCACCGATATCGTTGCCGATTTTGGCACCATCGATATCGTAGTGAACAACGCCGGTATTACCAAAGACGGTCTGTTAATGCGTATGACCGAAGAAAACTGGGACGAAGTGCTCGACGTAAACCTGAAATCGATATTCAACGTTACCAAAGCGGCATCAAAAATAATGATGAAAAACCGCAAAGGTGTGTTCATTAACATGAGCTCGGTGGT
The sequence above is a segment of the Mucilaginibacter celer genome. Coding sequences within it:
- a CDS encoding asparagine synthetase B, giving the protein MDDEQKDHLKSYGIAFWVLKNGEEVDWLLNYRGGSFMLKYGQKIEEECKIRGVSYEVIADAKANEIITEVSDPSVNMDLVKLEKAPKMAVYSPKNKLPWDDAVTLVLKYAEIPYDLVYDEEVIHGELPKYDWLHLHHEDFTGQYSKFYGVYRYAQWYTDDVKVQEAMARKLGFSKVSKMKLAVAQNIRDFCAGGGFLFAMCSGTDTFDIALAAANTDICERMFDGDAADQDAQSKLDFTQTFAFQNFSLDMNPTSHAFSNIDVTTTRQVDRTRDFFTLFDFSAKWDVVPSMLTQNHDKVIKGFMGLTTAYNKSMLKPGVTIMGEMKTGNEARYIHGEYGKGQWTFYGGHDPEDYQHAVNDPPTDLKLHPNSPGYRLILNNVLFPAAKKKKQKT
- the fabG gene encoding 3-oxoacyl-[acyl-carrier-protein] reductase; amino-acid sequence: MKLLEGKTALVTGASKGIGRKIAEKFAEHGANVAFTYLSSVEKGQALEQELQSFGTKIKGYRSDASKFDEADKLITDIVADFGTIDIVVNNAGITKDGLLMRMTEENWDEVLDVNLKSIFNVTKAASKIMMKNRKGVFINMSSVVGVQGNAGQANYAASKAGIIGFSKSVAKELGSRNIRTNVVAPGFIRTEMTDVLDPKVVEGWAAGIPLKRAGEVEDVANACVFLASDMAAYITGQVIPVDGGML
- a CDS encoding outer membrane beta-barrel family protein; its protein translation is MKRFYILIALFCFALSAQAQFGVGGGGPSTTGRISGTIVDSLTKKPMDYASVGLYRSGGKSPITGVVTDEKGNFKLDNIKPGKYKLAISFIGYPTKYIDPVETTASKPDAKLGQVLLAPSSHALKEVQVVGQAALIENKIDKIVYNAEKDLTAAGGNATDVLQKVPLVAVDLNGNVSIRGDQNVRVLINGKPSGATSASLSDVLKTIPADQIKSIEVVTSPSAKYDAEGSAGILNIITKQKNVSGFSGSISGGVGTRQNNGNGNINYNHNRLSLSANVGGNSTWPQTSLTSSDQDFFFNDPAQHRSQTSTGTSRVKRHGIIGSVSAGYDFNAFNNLRTSVRLNQGGFDPNSNTDYTRTYFYDPTQNNTYHNNNIGHNTFGGFDWNIDYTHKFKKEGHELSFSTQWSHSKIVTDYTSLFTGLQDPTEFPNLKNNIDGINNEYTFQTDYTLPINKVFKLEAGGKNIIRRIRSVSDYFNPSGADFVYDPVNSNKYSYDQTVWAGYSVLTITLPKGYSVLAGARLENTDIHGEPHNDVQSIQPFDQNYNTFIPSLTLQKALTPTQTLKLAYSKRITRPSLQFLNPFVNKSNPTAQSVGNPLLAPEVSQTVELGYNTFIKSSVINLSAYYKHTTGLIEGLLTNLPGGQEGTITTYQNIGVNNSYGASFFGAVTPIKILTIRGSINAYTYKPTASNQLTNQQTQTSTYFQYNAFLSAQLTLPSNFIAETFAVQNSARRTIQGSNPSFSIFGVGVKKQFMQKKLALGINAIEPFSTYKNFNTDIKTPTFTQSSKFAFPFRSFGITFSYSFGKLSFSNPQQSKKGINNDDMKQGDQGGGQGGGPGTGGGR